In Synergistaceae bacterium, the genomic window AGTCTCGACTGAAGAAGCTCATAAGCCGAGATGTGCAGCAGGTAAGCCCGCGAAAGTCAGAAAAGTTGTTATTAAAGTTAAAGCGTAACAAGCATAAACAGGAGGAAATTTTATCATGAAAACTGTATACGATTTAGGCGGAGGCTTAAGACTCGTAGATTTGTCAAAACTTGTTGACCCTGCTACGGAGACTCGGCGCTGTAAATTGCATAGATTCAACACTGGCGGGCCGATTCCTGATTTTCACACGAATGTTGACATTATGACTCATTTAGGAACTCACGCGGAATGTCCCTATCATCATAATGACGACTGGCCGGATGTTACTGGAGTCCCCCTGACTACTTTTGTAGGGCGCGGCGTTTATGTTGATTTCAAGGAGTCATGCGCTCCGAACTCGCATATTACTGCCAAAGATTTAGACCGTGAAGCCAAGAAAGTACGCGAGGGCGATATTGTAATAATTGACTCGTCGTATAAATTGAATCCCTTCACGCCTGACACTAACACGGAGAAAGACAAAAGATTATTCGTGAACGGTGAGACTGCGGAATGGTTCAAAGCTAAGAAAGTAAAAGCTGTAGGATTCGGGGACGGCGTTTCTATTGAGAATTGCAACGAGGACGTAAAGCCATTTCACGATATTTTGCTTGCTGAAAATATTATATTTATTGAAGTCTTGAAAAATTTAGAGAGCCTGCAAAAAGATGTATTCTTTATGTCATTTGCGCCGCTTCCAATCGTGGGACTTGACTCTAGCCCTGTTCACGCATATGCAATTGAGGGTATAAAGGAGTTTTCCGAATAATGAGAATCGCTGTAATCGGTGCGGGGGCAATGGGTTCAATTTACGGCGGGAGATTATCACAGCACAATGAAGTATATTTAGTTGATACAAATCCTACAGTAATTGAGACTGTGAACTCTCAGGGCTTAACACTTGAGGAGAACGGCGAAAATAAAATCTTTCACCCTAAGGCAATAGCAAGCACTGAAGCTCTTGAGCCTGTTGACCTGATTATATTATTCGTGAAGGCTTTATATTCACGCGCGGCACTTGAGAGTAATAAACATTTAATCGGCCCTCATACTTATTTATTGACATTGCAAAATGGCTCAGGGCATGAAGATATTTTATCGGGCTTTGCTAGCTCTGACAGAATCATAATCGGCACAACTGAAGACAACGGCGCAGTAATAGCCCCCGGACATATCAGGCACGGCGGGAAGGGTAATACAAACGTGGGAATGCTCGTTAAAGATTCTGACTCGTTTTTGCCCAAATTGAAGGAAGCTTTTGACTCATGCGGCTTTAATGTCAGGATTCACGAGAATATACAGCAATTAATTTGGAATAAATTATTTGTAAATGTCGCTTTGAGTGCAGTAACAGGCGTGCTTAAATGTGAAATCGGCTTTATAACTGATAACGAGAATGCTTTTACACTCTCTAAAAAATTATTACATGAGGCCGTAACAGTAGCACACGCGCTAAATCTCAAAGCAGACGAGGACGAATTACTTGACGAGATTAAGGAAGTCGCGAAAAATTCCCCGCATGGTATCACGTCAATATGTGCAGACATGAGAGCGGGCCGGCGCACTGAAGTAGACACTATAAGCGGATCAGTTGTGAGAGCTGCTGCAAAATGCGGAGTCCCTGTTCCTTGTCATGAATTTATCGTGAATTTGATTCATGCTATGGAAAATATAAAGAATTAAATTTTTATGAGGTGAAAAATTTTCATGAAAGCAGTACGAATTATTGAGCCCTTCAAGGTTGAATGCATTGACGTACCAAAGCCCGAACCTAAAGAAGGCCAAGCGTTATTAAAGATTATGGCTGCGGGGATTTGCGGGTCTGATATAGGCGCGTTCAGAGGCACAAATAATCTCGTGAGTTATCCCCGAATCATAGGCCATGAATTATCGGCTGTAATCGAGTCAATTCCTGCTGATAATCCAAAAGGTTTAAAGCCGGGCGATAGAGTCGTTGCTGAACCATACATGTTTTGCGGGAATTGTTACCCCTGCAGAATAGGCCGCACAAATTGCTGCACTCATATGCAGACGCTTGGAGTTCATAGAGACGGCGGAATGTGCGAATATTTTTGCCATCCTGCAAATATGCTCGTGAAGATTCCCGACGGAATGACATGGGAACAGGCGGCAATGGCCGAGCCTTTGACTATCAGTTTGCACGGGATTCACAGGGGCGGACTCAAAGAGGGCGAATTTTGCGCAGTTATAGGAGCAGGCCCGATCGGTTTAGCTGCTGCAATGGCTGCACAGGCTTATAAGGCACACGCGATTTTAATCGATATAGTTCAAGAAAGACTCGATTACGCTAAAAAAGTCGGCATTGAGTACACTATTAATTCAGCAAATGAGAACCCTACAGAGAGAATCGCAGAAATTACGGGCGGCGACATGGCTCAATTAGTCGTAGAGTGTTCCGGGGCAAATGCTCAAATCAGGGCAGCTCTTGATTATGCCTCACACGCAGGCAGAATTACTTTAACAGGCTGGCCAAAGAAAGAAACGAGTCTCCCGACTGATTTAATCACGAAAAAGGAATTAGACATCAGGGGCGGACGTAACAGCGCGCATGAATTCGAGGAAGCATTAGAGTTAATTCACTCAAAACGCGTTGACATGGAGAAATTATTAACAAAAGTAGTATCAGTTGAAGACGCTCCGGCCGCTATAATTGATATCGAGAAGAACCCCGGCAATTATATGAAGGTCATCGTTAAATTTTAAGTGAAATAATAATATTTATTCCCCTGTTGAGAGAGTAAAATAAATCTTTCAGCAGGGAATTTTTTTTTGCGAAATAGTGTATAATATCGAGAAAAATTTTTATGAAGGAATGAATTAATCAATGAGTAAAGATTTAGCACTAGAAAATTTTGATGTTGATGTTGGAATTCAGACACAAGCGCACGAAGAGTATACACCGGCTGACGATGATAAATTAATGGAGGTTTCGCGTCGTCTCATTAATAAGCACATGGAAGCATATAGGGCACTCGGCAATGCATAATTTAACAAATTTAACAGTTGAACAAGTTATTAAGCTGCACACGGATTTAGTAATGGCATCAGGAGGCAGCGACGGCATAAGAGATATGGGACTTCTTGACTCGGCAGTTAATGCCCCGTTTCAGTCGTTCGGCGGCTATGACGTTTACCCGACAATTTACGAGAAAGCGGCACGGCTGGGCTATGGTCTTGCACAAAATCATGCATTTATTGACGGCAATAAAAGAATCGCGGCTCATGCTGTGTTGACTTTCTTGTCATTGAACGGGATAGAGATAGACTGCACAGAGTTTGAATTATTCTCGTTATTCTATAAGCTGGCAGCCTCTGAAATCTCCTTTGAAAATCTCGTCGACTGGATAAAGACTCACGAAGCCCACTAAAAAATTTATTGTCTCGCCGTTAATCCCCCGTCAACGCACAAAATTTGACCCGTTATAAAATCTGCTGCCTCACTGCATAAAAACAAAGCCGCCGCCGCAATGTCCTTTTTCTGCCCGATTCGTCCTAATGGTATACGATTTATTAAACTCTCATAAAAAATTTTATTATCAAGCTGAAATGAATTTATAGGCGTTCTCACAAATGTCGGTGCTATAGCGTTCACGTTTATATTATATTTGCCCCATTCACATGCGAGCTGCTTTGTGTACATGTTTAATGCGCCTTTGCTCGTGCAGTATGCAATATAGTCTTTATCGGTGCCGATTATGCTTTTAACTGAAGAGAGATTTAATATTTTGCCGGATCTCTGAGGAATCATGAATCTCTTCCCGGCCTCGCGTGTTACATTGTGAAGCGCGTTAATATTCAAGTTCATAACGTCAAGAAATGAGTCAGAGTCATAATCTTCAGCAGGTTTTAAAATATTTTTGCCGGCACAATTTACAAGAATATCGAGTCTATTAAATTTATTAGCAATCTCGGTAAATAGTGAATTAATAGAGTCCTGATTCGTGATGTCGCATTTAATAGCGTAAAAATCTTGTGAACTCTCAACTTTTCGGCCGCAAATAATAACACTCGCCCCCGCCTCCCTGAAAATTTCAGCTACAGCAAGTCCGAGTCCTCCGTTACCTCCTGTTATGAGCGCAATTTTTTTATCAAGTGAGAAAATATTTTCAAGCATGATTTACTCCCTTTTTCCTCCTGTTTATATGTAATCGAGTCAAGCAAATAATTAAAAATTTTCTCCATTGCCGAGTCCTGTATAAATTCCGGCGAGTCTTTAATTCCCCCGTGAAATGTCTGTGTTATCTCCATCTGCGAAAAAATTAAATCAAATTCAGGCGGCTGGCCTAACAATCTATCACCGAACGACGCAAGAGCCTTTAAATATTGCACGTCCCACTTTGGCACGATTGCTAAATTTATTACTGGGACATTATATTTGCGATAAATTATATCATCGCTTTCGGGTAAATATTTCACGAGTTCCGCATTATGTCTTGAGAGTAAATTTTTATTAGTGAATCGCTTTATATTCCCCTTTATTGTGATTACGTCCCCGTAACCGCATAAATCAAGATTTATTATTCCCTTAAGAGCCTTCAAATTATGAGTCTGGGCGTAAAATTTTGCTCCGGCGTGATGTGTTTCTTCTGCGTCAGTAAATAAAAATTTTGCGGGAATCTTTTTCGCGCTTAACTCTTTATATAAATCAATCAATATGCAAATTGCCGCTATATTGTCATTTGCTCCGGTGGAAAGCCTGTAATTATCATAATGAGCCGAGAATAAATATTTATAATTCTGCCCTGACTCGAACTCATAATTAATTATATCCTGATTATTTTGCGATTCGTAATTAATGCCCTCAGACGATAAAACATTTTCAAGTGCTTTGCGCCGCTGGGATAATTCAGGGATCGACAAAATTTTTATATATCTATTAATAGCAGGCATTTAACGGGACTTTGATAACTATTTTGCGAATCTTTGCGGGAATATTATTTACAGCAATTGCCGGGACGTGAACATCCCACGGAAAATAAATAGCAAACGTGCCTATTTCTAAAGGTATTATGCCTTCACGGACTCTGTCATTATTCTTGTAAAATAAAATATCGCGCGGAGTGTTCAATAAATCCTCGTCAATTATATTATTGCCGTCATCGTTGTAATAAGCTGCATTTTCCGGCCCTCCTGAGCATAAAAATTGAACGTCTATAAATTTCCGGTGAATCTCAGGGCGTAAATTCCCGCGTGAACTCGTCTCAATGTCTAAGACCTGCAAAATCATGGAAGTATCAGCAAGTTTTATATCAAATTTTCCGGGCTCGTGTTTTGCTAAGTCGTTATCTTTGAGAAATCTTAACGCAGCAGCAAGGGGAGCAGGTAATAATTTTAACTGTGTCTCGAAAAACTCATTATAAATATTTCCATATAGCATAATAGAATCGCCTCGCATAAATATAAAAAAATTCTCCCCTGCAATTATACAGGAGAGAAATACAAATTTTTATACTTATTCAGCAAAAATATCTGATGTAGAAATATTAGGCTCTATAAATTGACCTTCTATAGGTTCGGGAGCTTTTTTCCGAGTCGGCTTGTAAGTTATGCCCCTGAATGGCTCTGCTCCTGTTCCTGCTGGTATTAAATGCCCTATGATTACATTTTCCTTGAGTCCGTTCAATGGGTCTAACTCGCCTTTAACAGCTGCACCGGCTAAAACCTGCGCAGTTTGTTGGAATGATGCCGCGCTCAAGAAACTATCTGTAGCAAGTGCCGCCTTAGTGATTCCATGTATGAACGGTTTGCATTCCGGCATTTCACGCATTTTGCGGACAAAAGTATAATCCCTGATTAAATGATACTCATCGGCTTTAGCATTTGCTGCACGAGCTATTATCTCAAGAGGATTCAATTTCGCAATTTCTTCAATTAACGAGGCTTTAAGCTCCATTCCCGGCCTAAATTTAAATCTTTCGTCGTCGTCTTCTTCCTCGTCTTCTGATTCTGATTCGAATATTGACTCAGATATTGCGGGTTCAGGTGTCGGCTTTGATTTAGCTTTAACTTCAGGTTTTGCGGGAGTCATTGCTAAAATTGGCGAGTCGTCCTCGTCATCGTCCTCAAAAAGTGCTGATATATCTTCAGGTTCCGGCTCGATTTCGGGCTCGTTTTTCTGTTCGGGAGCGGGTTCCGGCTTTGATTCTGAAATTTGCGAGTCCTCAGGCTGTTCGAGTTTTCCGACTTTGATTTCAACATACTTAATGAGTGAAGGATCTTCAACTTTTAAGTCAAGCAAGATTTTATTTCTTAATTTGCCCATTAAGAGCTTAATTAATACGTCTTGACGTGTAACTCTGCCGTCTTCAGTCTCAATCACTTGAATCTTACCCGTCGCAAAATCTTCTATAACTTGAGCGTCAATATGCCGGCCTGTTGCTTCTCCGTCCTCAAATAATTCTTTGTCCCATAATTCTTTATTCATGAGCAATTTTTTCATAGAGTCAATTATGTCAACTTTCTCTACTGCGCTCCAGACTTTAACGTCTCTGATTCCGCTGTCTGACATGTCTTGAGCGTATTTATCACTCAATAAAGTATCTTGAGGCTGAATTAATCTCGTTCCCGTCATGACATCTTCAGCGGCCCATTTATTATTAGTGATTCGAGTCAAAGTGTCCCTGTCTCTAACACGGATTATAACGGGATCTCCTGATGTTATCTTTCTAAGTTCATCGCGGCCGAGTTTGACACCTTTTTTGACTTTGCCTTTAGCCGTCTTGACATCACGAACGAGCCTCAAGCCCTCCATTTTTTTACGGAAAGCAGCCCGGCCGAGTATAACGTCAACAATTTGATCTTCATGCTGTATAGTGAGCATATTAACAGAACTTCCGGGAGTCAAAATTTTCGTCAATGCTTCCTCGTCTAACTCTTTGCCTATAAATTCCTGCGTTTCCTCGTCGACTCTATCAGCGTCAATTAACAAATCGCCCTCAAATGAGTCAAGAGCTGTCTTGATTCGCTTCTCGTTATCGTCAATGATTTCGGCCTTAACTTTTTCGACTTCGTCCTCGAATACCATATCACCGGCAACAAATGAAGTATCGCCCTCTTCAATGACTCTGACTTTGTTTAACGGTGCAACTTTACGCAAGATTACTTCAATATGTTTATTATTTATGCTGACACCCTGAGAGTGATAGACATATTGAATCTCGTCAACTAACATTTTTTGCACAGCGTCGAGTCCTTCAACTTCTAATAATTGCTGAGGGTCAACGCTTCCTTCTGTTAAAAGAGTATCTTTCGAGACTTCCGCGCCCTCTTCTATATCTTCTCGAATCTCTTGGCCTGAAGGTATAGCGTGAGTAATTTTTTCTGTGCCGTCATCGTTTGAGATAATGACTTTGCGCTTGCCTTCATTTGAGCGGATTTCTTCAACATGGCCGTCAATCCCTGCCAAAATCGCAACTTTTCTCGGCCGTCTGACTTCAAATAACTGTTCGATTCTGGGAAGACCCTGCGTAATGTCTTCAGCTGAACGGACTCCGCCCGTGTGAAATGTTCTCATTGTTAATTGCGTACCGGGTTCGCCGATTGATTGAGCAGCAACGACTCCAACAGCCTCACCGATCGGGACTAACTGACGCGATGACAAATCAGTGCCGTAACATTTCTGGCAAATTCCTTTTTTGAGCGAGCAAGCGAGGGGACTTCTTACCCAGACTTCATTAATTCCGGCTGCCTCGATTTTCTTTGCGAGTCTCTCTGTTATGATTTCACCGGATTTGACAATTAATTCACCGTTCGCGCTTATGTCATGTAATGAAGTTCTGCCGGCGATTCTGTCAGCTATACCGATCATTACTTTGCCTTCACTTAATAAAGGCCTTATGCTTATTCCCTTATCAGTCCCGCAATCATGCTCAGTAATAATTAAATCCTGCGAGACATCAACAAGACGGCGGGTCAAATATCCTGATTTAGCAGTTCTCAAGGCCGTATCAGCGAGTCCCTTTCTTGCTCCGTGCGTTGAAATAAAGTACTCAAGCATATTCATACCTTCACGGAAATTTGCAGTAATGGGATAATCTATTGTCTTTCCGGTCGGGTCGGCCATGAGTCCGCGAATTCCTGCCATTTGTCCCATTTGACCGAGTGAACCTCTTGCGCCGCTATCTACCATCATTCTAACGGGATTATCGAGACTCATATGTTCCTTAATTTTTTCTGCTATAGTCCGAGTTGCCTCAGCCCATAATTTACTCTTCTGATCTAAGTATTCATCATAAGTCAAGAGTCCCATTTCGTAATTATCTTTAGCGATATTATCTTCAGCTTGAGTCTTGCTGGTGATAACTGCTTTCTCGTCGGGAATTCTTACAGCCTGAACGCCAAAACTTATTCCGCTGCGTGCTGCCCAGTGATAGCCGAGTGCTTTAATTTGATCTAACATTTCAACGACTCCGGGTCTATCAACTTGATCATAAGCGTCATCAAGTAATCGGCCGATTCGTTTTTTATCGAGCTGCTCATTAACGAATCTCAATTTAGGAGCGATTTTATTATTGAACATGACTCGGCCGGGACTCGTCTCAAAGAATACAACGCGGGGATTTCCTTTAATTGACTCGGCATTGTCAACGATTACAGCGCCGCCGTTATGAGTATATTTGCGCCTGCCCTTAAGATTCGGCCATAATTCGGGATTCTCTTTGAGCCAGATTCGTGCGTTTACGTGGACTGCTCCGTGAGAAATTGCGCTCATAACGTCATCCATGTCAGAAAAATGCATACCCTCGCCCTTGAGTCCGTCTCTCATGTCAGTCAAATAATAAACGCCTAAAACTATATCTTGAGTCGGAGTTACAACGGGTTTGCCGCTCGCTGGTGATAATAAATTATTAGCTGACAGCATTAACAATCTTGCTTCGGCCTGAGCTTCAATGCTTAATGGAACGTGAACGGCCATTTGATCCCCGTCGAAATCTGCATTAAACGCCGTGCAGACCATAGGATGCAATCTTATAGCTTTACCTTCCATTAAAACAGGCTCAAACGCTTGAATTCCTAATCTGTGCAAAGTGGGAGCGCGATTTAACATAACGGGGTGATCCTTGATTATATTTTCGAGAATCTCCCAGACTTCGCCGCCGCCCTTCTCGATTTTGCGTTTTGCGTTCTTAACATTTGGAGCGAGTCCGCCTTCAACGAGCCTGCGAATTACAAACGGTTTAAATAATTCTAGTGCCATTTGCTTAGGAAGTCCGCATTGATAAATCTTTAACGACGGCCCTATAACTATAACGCTTCGGCCCGAATAGTCGACTCTCTTGCCTAGTAAATTTTGACGGAAACGGCCTTTTTTGCCCCGCAATAAATCAGTCAGACTCTTTAATGGACGACTGCCCGCGCCTAATACTGCCTTCCCGACCCGGCCGTTATCAATTAAAGCGTCAACACATTCCTGCAACATTCTTTTCTCGTTCCTGATTATGATTTCAGGAGCATTAAGAGCCTGTAATTTCTTAAGCCTGTTATTACGATTTATAACACGCCTGTACAAATCATTTAAATCACTTGTAGCGAATCTTCCGCCGTCTAACTGCACTAGAGGCCTTAAATCCGGGGGAATAACCGGTAATACATTCAAGATCATAGACTGCGGCTGTGAGTCACTCTTTCTGAAATCTTCTACAACTTGAAGGCGTTTAACGAGCTTTCTTTTTTTCTGCCCGGTCGTGTCTGCAATCTGTTCACGCAATGAGTCAGCAAGCAAATCTAAATCAAGCCTATTTATAAGAGTCTGGACTCCGTCTGCACCTATACCGGCCTCAAATTCTTCGTCATAGGCCTTGCATAAAATTTGCTGACGTTCGTAAATTACATCAGCCTGATTAAACGGAGATTTGCCCGGCTCAATTACTAAGTGGCAGGGATCATCTACAAGTTTTTCATTATGGGCGACTCTGAATCTTCCGGGGTATTTCTGCTCAATAAAATTTAACTCACTGCGCGACAAAATTTCGCCCTTACCGTATGGAATCTTTACGGCACCGGTTACAATAAAAGCGTCATTATTTCCGATCTTAGCACGTACTGAGTCATTATCAGCCTTAGAAGCTGGTACAATTGCCCCCGCCTCAAGTCCTAAATCTTCATTTGCCTTGCTTAACACAAAAGCGGGTTCTATTTTTATGCTCTCATCGCCGTAATCAGTCTTATATTTCGCAGCTTGTGAGGCCGTTATAAGATCTCCTACATCAACGGGGACATTTTCGATTCCTTCGAGTATAAATGCCTCTTCATACTGAAAATTTTCATCGTAGTGAGTATGAATCTTCAGCTCGCTTTCTGAGACAATAGCACCCCTCGGAGCAAGATCGGGCCGGCTCGAGTCAATGACTTTATAAGCCTTCTCGTTCTTTCTTGTAGGAGCAAAATATATAACTTTTTCGAGATCCTTTGCGCTAGTTCCGAGCAACAAACTTAACCGGCTGGGAATTCCGCGCAAGTACCATATATGAACGACAGGGACGGCCAAATCGATATGTCCCATTCTTTCGCGTCTAACTCTGTTGTCAGTTACTTCAACGCCGCAATGTTCACAGATAACGCCTTTAAATTTCGGGCCTGAACGTTTATATTTTCCGCATTTGCACTCATAACTGCGAGTAGGGCCAAAAATTTTTTCGCAAAATAACCCGTCTGTCTCCGGGCGTAAAGTCCTGTAATTAATCGTCTCAGGTTTAGTAACTTCTCCAT contains:
- a CDS encoding cyclase family protein, producing MKTVYDLGGGLRLVDLSKLVDPATETRRCKLHRFNTGGPIPDFHTNVDIMTHLGTHAECPYHHNDDWPDVTGVPLTTFVGRGVYVDFKESCAPNSHITAKDLDREAKKVREGDIVIIDSSYKLNPFTPDTNTEKDKRLFVNGETAEWFKAKKVKAVGFGDGVSIENCNEDVKPFHDILLAENIIFIEVLKNLESLQKDVFFMSFAPLPIVGLDSSPVHAYAIEGIKEFSE
- a CDS encoding ketopantoate reductase family protein, yielding MRIAVIGAGAMGSIYGGRLSQHNEVYLVDTNPTVIETVNSQGLTLEENGENKIFHPKAIASTEALEPVDLIILFVKALYSRAALESNKHLIGPHTYLLTLQNGSGHEDILSGFASSDRIIIGTTEDNGAVIAPGHIRHGGKGNTNVGMLVKDSDSFLPKLKEAFDSCGFNVRIHENIQQLIWNKLFVNVALSAVTGVLKCEIGFITDNENAFTLSKKLLHEAVTVAHALNLKADEDELLDEIKEVAKNSPHGITSICADMRAGRRTEVDTISGSVVRAAAKCGVPVPCHEFIVNLIHAMENIKN
- a CDS encoding zinc-binding alcohol dehydrogenase family protein; the encoded protein is MKAVRIIEPFKVECIDVPKPEPKEGQALLKIMAAGICGSDIGAFRGTNNLVSYPRIIGHELSAVIESIPADNPKGLKPGDRVVAEPYMFCGNCYPCRIGRTNCCTHMQTLGVHRDGGMCEYFCHPANMLVKIPDGMTWEQAAMAEPLTISLHGIHRGGLKEGEFCAVIGAGPIGLAAAMAAQAYKAHAILIDIVQERLDYAKKVGIEYTINSANENPTERIAEITGGDMAQLVVECSGANAQIRAALDYASHAGRITLTGWPKKETSLPTDLITKKELDIRGGRNSAHEFEEALELIHSKRVDMEKLLTKVVSVEDAPAAIIDIEKNPGNYMKVIVKF
- a CDS encoding type II toxin-antitoxin system death-on-curing family toxin, producing the protein MHNLTNLTVEQVIKLHTDLVMASGGSDGIRDMGLLDSAVNAPFQSFGGYDVYPTIYEKAARLGYGLAQNHAFIDGNKRIAAHAVLTFLSLNGIEIDCTEFELFSLFYKLAASEISFENLVDWIKTHEAH
- a CDS encoding SDR family oxidoreductase, whose amino-acid sequence is MLENIFSLDKKIALITGGNGGLGLAVAEIFREAGASVIICGRKVESSQDFYAIKCDITNQDSINSLFTEIANKFNRLDILVNCAGKNILKPAEDYDSDSFLDVMNLNINALHNVTREAGKRFMIPQRSGKILNLSSVKSIIGTDKDYIAYCTSKGALNMYTKQLACEWGKYNINVNAIAPTFVRTPINSFQLDNKIFYESLINRIPLGRIGQKKDIAAAALFLCSEAADFITGQILCVDGGLTARQ
- a CDS encoding M28 family peptidase translates to MPAINRYIKILSIPELSQRRKALENVLSSEGINYESQNNQDIINYEFESGQNYKYLFSAHYDNYRLSTGANDNIAAICILIDLYKELSAKKIPAKFLFTDAEETHHAGAKFYAQTHNLKALKGIINLDLCGYGDVITIKGNIKRFTNKNLLSRHNAELVKYLPESDDIIYRKYNVPVINLAIVPKWDVQYLKALASFGDRLLGQPPEFDLIFSQMEITQTFHGGIKDSPEFIQDSAMEKIFNYLLDSITYKQEEKGSKSCLKIFSHLIKKLRS
- a CDS encoding YhcH/YjgK/YiaL family protein, whose product is MRGDSIMLYGNIYNEFFETQLKLLPAPLAAALRFLKDNDLAKHEPGKFDIKLADTSMILQVLDIETSSRGNLRPEIHRKFIDVQFLCSGGPENAAYYNDDGNNIIDEDLLNTPRDILFYKNNDRVREGIIPLEIGTFAIYFPWDVHVPAIAVNNIPAKIRKIVIKVPLNACY
- the rpoC gene encoding DNA-directed RNA polymerase subunit beta'; amino-acid sequence: MPIKEITGVRIKLATPDRIREISNGEVTKPETINYRTLRPETDGLFCEKIFGPTRSYECKCGKYKRSGPKFKGVICEHCGVEVTDNRVRRERMGHIDLAVPVVHIWYLRGIPSRLSLLLGTSAKDLEKVIYFAPTRKNEKAYKVIDSSRPDLAPRGAIVSESELKIHTHYDENFQYEEAFILEGIENVPVDVGDLITASQAAKYKTDYGDESIKIEPAFVLSKANEDLGLEAGAIVPASKADNDSVRAKIGNNDAFIVTGAVKIPYGKGEILSRSELNFIEQKYPGRFRVAHNEKLVDDPCHLVIEPGKSPFNQADVIYERQQILCKAYDEEFEAGIGADGVQTLINRLDLDLLADSLREQIADTTGQKKRKLVKRLQVVEDFRKSDSQPQSMILNVLPVIPPDLRPLVQLDGGRFATSDLNDLYRRVINRNNRLKKLQALNAPEIIIRNEKRMLQECVDALIDNGRVGKAVLGAGSRPLKSLTDLLRGKKGRFRQNLLGKRVDYSGRSVIVIGPSLKIYQCGLPKQMALELFKPFVIRRLVEGGLAPNVKNAKRKIEKGGGEVWEILENIIKDHPVMLNRAPTLHRLGIQAFEPVLMEGKAIRLHPMVCTAFNADFDGDQMAVHVPLSIEAQAEARLLMLSANNLLSPASGKPVVTPTQDIVLGVYYLTDMRDGLKGEGMHFSDMDDVMSAISHGAVHVNARIWLKENPELWPNLKGRRKYTHNGGAVIVDNAESIKGNPRVVFFETSPGRVMFNNKIAPKLRFVNEQLDKKRIGRLLDDAYDQVDRPGVVEMLDQIKALGYHWAARSGISFGVQAVRIPDEKAVITSKTQAEDNIAKDNYEMGLLTYDEYLDQKSKLWAEATRTIAEKIKEHMSLDNPVRMMVDSGARGSLGQMGQMAGIRGLMADPTGKTIDYPITANFREGMNMLEYFISTHGARKGLADTALRTAKSGYLTRRLVDVSQDLIITEHDCGTDKGISIRPLLSEGKVMIGIADRIAGRTSLHDISANGELIVKSGEIITERLAKKIEAAGINEVWVRSPLACSLKKGICQKCYGTDLSSRQLVPIGEAVGVVAAQSIGEPGTQLTMRTFHTGGVRSAEDITQGLPRIEQLFEVRRPRKVAILAGIDGHVEEIRSNEGKRKVIISNDDGTEKITHAIPSGQEIREDIEEGAEVSKDTLLTEGSVDPQQLLEVEGLDAVQKMLVDEIQYVYHSQGVSINNKHIEVILRKVAPLNKVRVIEEGDTSFVAGDMVFEDEVEKVKAEIIDDNEKRIKTALDSFEGDLLIDADRVDEETQEFIGKELDEEALTKILTPGSSVNMLTIQHEDQIVDVILGRAAFRKKMEGLRLVRDVKTAKGKVKKGVKLGRDELRKITSGDPVIIRVRDRDTLTRITNNKWAAEDVMTGTRLIQPQDTLLSDKYAQDMSDSGIRDVKVWSAVEKVDIIDSMKKLLMNKELWDKELFEDGEATGRHIDAQVIEDFATGKIQVIETEDGRVTRQDVLIKLLMGKLRNKILLDLKVEDPSLIKYVEIKVGKLEQPEDSQISESKPEPAPEQKNEPEIEPEPEDISALFEDDDEDDSPILAMTPAKPEVKAKSKPTPEPAISESIFESESEDEEEDDDERFKFRPGMELKASLIEEIAKLNPLEIIARAANAKADEYHLIRDYTFVRKMREMPECKPFIHGITKAALATDSFLSAASFQQTAQVLAGAAVKGELDPLNGLKENVIIGHLIPAGTGAEPFRGITYKPTRKKAPEPIEGQFIEPNISTSDIFAE